From Deltaproteobacteria bacterium, the proteins below share one genomic window:
- a CDS encoding P-II family nitrogen regulator, whose translation MKKIEAIIKPFKLDEVKDALNEIGISGMTISEVKGYGRQKGHKEIYRGAEYVVDFIPKIKIEIVADDPVAEKAVATIQKAAQTGKIGDGKIFVSPVEDVIRVRTGERGRDAV comes from the coding sequence ATGAAAAAGATTGAGGCCATCATCAAGCCCTTCAAACTCGACGAGGTGAAGGATGCCCTGAACGAGATCGGGATTTCCGGCATGACCATCTCCGAGGTCAAGGGTTATGGCAGGCAGAAGGGCCACAAGGAGATCTATCGGGGCGCGGAATATGTCGTGGATTTCATCCCCAAGATCAAGATCGAGATTGTCGCTGACGATCCCGTGGCCGAAAAGGCCGTGGCAACCATCCAGAAGGCCGCACAGACCGGAAAGATCGGGGACGGGAAGATATTCGTCTCCCCTGTCGAAGACGTGATCAGGGTCCGGACCGGCGAACGGGGAAGGGATGCGGTCTGA
- a CDS encoding ammonium transporter, producing the protein MAFAEEAAPPPTLDTGDTAWMLVSSAFVMLMTLPGLALFYGGLSKRKDALNTMAMSFVAFAIVSVLWVAYGYSLSFGPDVSGFIGGLDKLFLAGIGVDALSGKIPEFVFIVFQLTFAAITVALASGAYIERMKFSAWILFLVLWLTVVYAPVAHWVWGGGFLAQQGALDFAGGTVVHINAGIAALVGAVVLGKRRDMTLKPHNLTLVILGAGLLWFGWFGFNAGSALAANGLAGAAFINTNTAAAIAAVSWMITEWIFSKKPTVLGLASGAVAGLVAITPAAGFVNITGALILGILAGVVPFFSVAWLKPKLGYDDTLDAFGIHGVAGTLGAILTGVFADPAINEAGKGLLYGNPGQLWTQIVAAAVTAIYCAVATFIIFMLIKAFVGLRVEADEEVTGIDETEHGEEAYVI; encoded by the coding sequence ATGGCCTTTGCCGAGGAGGCGGCCCCGCCTCCCACCCTCGACACGGGCGACACGGCCTGGATGCTCGTCTCGTCAGCGTTCGTCATGCTCATGACCCTCCCTGGTCTCGCCCTCTTCTACGGCGGGCTCTCCAAGCGCAAGGACGCCTTGAACACCATGGCCATGTCCTTCGTTGCGTTCGCGATTGTGAGCGTCCTCTGGGTGGCATATGGCTACAGCCTATCCTTCGGCCCTGACGTCTCGGGCTTCATCGGAGGTCTCGACAAGTTATTCCTCGCTGGGATCGGAGTGGACGCCCTCTCCGGGAAGATCCCTGAGTTCGTCTTCATCGTCTTCCAGCTCACGTTCGCGGCCATCACCGTGGCACTTGCAAGCGGGGCCTACATCGAGCGGATGAAATTCTCCGCCTGGATACTCTTTTTGGTCCTCTGGCTCACTGTTGTCTACGCCCCGGTGGCCCACTGGGTGTGGGGAGGTGGGTTCCTGGCACAACAGGGCGCCCTTGACTTCGCAGGCGGCACCGTCGTCCACATCAATGCGGGAATCGCCGCCCTGGTCGGGGCCGTGGTCCTCGGGAAGCGGCGCGACATGACGCTCAAACCTCATAACCTCACCCTCGTGATCCTCGGAGCAGGGCTTCTATGGTTCGGGTGGTTCGGTTTCAACGCGGGAAGCGCCCTTGCGGCGAACGGACTTGCGGGAGCGGCCTTCATCAACACCAACACGGCCGCGGCTATAGCCGCCGTGAGCTGGATGATCACCGAGTGGATCTTCTCGAAGAAACCCACTGTTCTCGGCCTTGCGTCAGGGGCGGTGGCCGGACTCGTCGCCATCACCCCGGCTGCAGGATTCGTGAACATCACCGGGGCACTCATCCTGGGGATCCTCGCCGGCGTCGTGCCCTTCTTCTCCGTCGCCTGGCTCAAGCCGAAACTCGGCTATGACGACACCCTCGACGCATTCGGGATCCACGGGGTGGCTGGGACCCTCGGCGCCATCCTCACCGGGGTCTTCGCAGATCCGGCCATAAACGAGGCAGGCAAGGGACTCCTTTACGGCAACCCAGGACAGCTCTGGACACAGATCGTCGCTGCAGCCGTCACCGCCATTTATTGCGCAGTCGCCACCTTCATCATCTTCATGCTCATCAAGGCGTTCGTGGGCCTACGCGTGGAAGCAGACGAGGAGGTCACCGGAATCGACGAGACCGAACACGGAGAGGAGGCCTATGTCATTTAA
- a CDS encoding OprO/OprP family phosphate-selective porin, translating into MKRSAFIFLSTLALGAMPLVTAHAGPVMEFGDESYLQMDVKLQGIADYADFGSGLTGDDDKWDLNLRRTRISLTGFLNETWGAKFQTCGGTSVDRQMGGTGFSLANSNDKNNTRMRVIDAYLMGLFNDWLNIKVGLTKIPLTRANLDECFAPLTTERSRFVYTPFGLDASKSSRDMGIVASGNFFEDHIKYWAAIMEGRDGAAKFPNPFIDKTFYTSPEPDSNLEYVLRLHYSFLDPENGPTSMGYDGTYLGKKGRIFTIGAAGAYEADVAYENTAPAGAPGTPQFFEAKVLDDDKVDYWAFTADAFLEIPVTGNGDWLTLTGLYLKVDLDDAYKTARAVADLNTIVGGLVGQREGWLVKGGYILPFRVKDNGMIQPFARYEHWDYAHLYGVDDQTVDEWGVGFNYYPLGNLNLRFALEYQHADYDKPTKFGDYMSQKNNIFYDDADILTLEFMISI; encoded by the coding sequence ATGAAGAGGAGCGCCTTTATTTTCTTGTCTACCCTAGCATTGGGTGCCATGCCATTGGTAACTGCCCATGCTGGGCCAGTTATGGAGTTTGGGGATGAAAGCTATCTCCAGATGGATGTAAAGCTTCAGGGCATAGCCGACTATGCTGATTTCGGCTCAGGTCTCACGGGTGATGACGACAAATGGGACCTAAACCTCAGGAGGACCCGTATCTCTCTTACCGGGTTTTTAAATGAAACCTGGGGCGCAAAGTTTCAGACCTGCGGCGGGACCAGTGTAGACCGCCAGATGGGCGGCACAGGTTTTTCCTTAGCCAACAGCAATGACAAGAACAACACCAGGATGAGGGTGATTGACGCATATCTCATGGGACTCTTCAATGACTGGCTGAACATCAAAGTGGGGTTGACAAAGATCCCCCTCACACGTGCCAATCTCGACGAATGTTTTGCCCCACTTACAACAGAGAGGTCGCGGTTCGTCTATACTCCATTTGGCCTTGATGCCTCAAAAAGCAGTAGGGATATGGGTATAGTTGCCTCTGGAAACTTCTTTGAAGACCACATCAAGTACTGGGCTGCTATCATGGAGGGAAGGGATGGAGCGGCAAAATTCCCCAATCCCTTTATCGACAAGACCTTTTACACCAGCCCTGAGCCTGATAGCAACCTGGAGTATGTCCTGAGACTCCACTATTCCTTCCTTGATCCTGAAAACGGCCCCACATCCATGGGATACGACGGTACCTATCTCGGGAAAAAGGGGAGGATCTTTACCATTGGGGCTGCAGGTGCATATGAGGCAGACGTGGCCTACGAAAACACAGCACCAGCAGGCGCACCGGGCACGCCACAATTTTTCGAGGCAAAGGTGCTCGATGACGACAAGGTGGACTACTGGGCCTTTACAGCAGATGCCTTTCTCGAGATTCCGGTTACCGGAAACGGCGACTGGCTTACACTCACCGGCCTCTACCTCAAAGTGGATCTTGATGACGCCTATAAGACTGCCAGGGCTGTGGCGGACCTCAACACCATCGTGGGTGGCCTTGTTGGTCAGAGAGAGGGTTGGTTAGTAAAGGGCGGCTATATACTCCCCTTCAGGGTAAAGGATAATGGCATGATTCAACCCTTTGCCCGATATGAGCATTGGGACTATGCCCACCTTTACGGGGTTGACGACCAGACCGTTGATGAGTGGGGTGTTGGTTTCAATTACTACCCGCTGGGCAATCTCAATCTCCGCTTCGCCCTTGAATACCAGCATGCGGACTATGATAAGCCTACAAAATTTGGCGACTACATGAGCCAGAAAAACAATATATTTTACGATGATGCCGACATCTTGACGCTTGAATTTATGATTTCAATATAA
- the dusB gene encoding tRNA dihydrouridine synthase DusB, with amino-acid sequence MLPVSIGPLLIDPPLFLAPMAGITDAPFRRLARRMGAGCVATEMVSAEALVRANLKTRRMISTAEAEFPLVVQIFGSNPLVMARAAEMAAEQGAAAIDINMGCPQPKVVKGGAGAALMRDPARAERIVSEIVRAVSVPVTVKIRLGWDEGEMNAPEIARIAEDAGAALVTVHGRTRRQMFSGKADWKAIRRVCEAVAIPVIANGDIASPQDAAKAIEDSGAAGVMIGRGALGRPWIFRELAGLKALSWAEQMDIMGGYLEDACAGDPEAVDLWKVRKHLAWLSRGLPGSAAFRNHITGARSYPEIRELLEGFLESISCGFQVCGIAFAHCSAQYQGEIANAGNTRR; translated from the coding sequence ATGCTGCCCGTCTCTATTGGTCCCCTCCTCATCGATCCGCCCCTCTTTTTGGCCCCCATGGCCGGGATCACTGACGCCCCCTTTCGAAGGCTTGCCCGGCGTATGGGCGCAGGGTGTGTGGCAACCGAGATGGTGTCGGCCGAGGCCCTTGTCCGGGCGAATCTCAAGACCCGGCGCATGATCTCGACCGCTGAGGCCGAGTTTCCCCTCGTGGTCCAGATCTTCGGGAGCAATCCCTTGGTCATGGCAAGGGCCGCGGAGATGGCGGCAGAGCAAGGGGCGGCTGCAATCGACATCAACATGGGCTGTCCCCAGCCCAAGGTGGTGAAGGGAGGGGCGGGCGCTGCCCTCATGCGGGACCCGGCCCGGGCGGAAAGGATCGTCTCAGAGATCGTCCGTGCGGTTTCGGTCCCGGTGACTGTCAAGATCCGTCTCGGCTGGGACGAAGGCGAAATGAACGCCCCAGAGATCGCACGAATCGCCGAGGATGCGGGTGCGGCCCTTGTAACGGTGCACGGGAGGACCCGCAGGCAGATGTTTTCAGGAAAGGCGGACTGGAAGGCCATCCGGAGGGTGTGCGAGGCGGTCGCCATACCAGTGATCGCAAACGGGGACATCGCCTCCCCGCAAGATGCGGCAAAGGCCATCGAGGACTCGGGTGCAGCCGGGGTCATGATCGGCCGTGGGGCCCTCGGCCGGCCCTGGATCTTTCGGGAACTGGCCGGGCTCAAGGCCCTGTCCTGGGCCGAGCAAATGGATATCATGGGAGGCTATTTGGAGGATGCCTGCGCAGGCGATCCCGAGGCAGTCGACCTCTGGAAGGTCAGGAAGCACCTGGCCTGGTTGAGCCGGGGGCTCCCGGGAAGTGCGGCCTTTCGAAACCATATCACAGGCGCGAGATCGTATCCGGAGATTCGGGAATTACTGGAAGGATTCCTTGAATCCATATCATGCGGCTTTCAAGTTTGTGGAATTGCTTTTGCACACTGCTCTGCACAGTATCAAGGGGAGATCGCTAATGCCGGAAATACTCGCCGATAG
- a CDS encoding DNA polymerase III subunit encodes MHTPPAPTDIPLKIFGRALTRGRLAHAYALCGPDAQVREEAAFAMARILLCETPNLAARPPASCGKCRGCTRAAHRTHPDLLFIEPDGAMIRVPQVRELRRSLVYSPLEATRRVIVIREAHLMNPEAANTLLKTLEEPGEGNVFLLTAPSTDSLLSTIASRCQTIRCPAPSEEVMEEGQEEVRVLVLELIKSPRPRAIAMALAAASRFARTPEAAGTAIRALKGLVRDLLLSAWENRPVSQLPHPDRNRTEVSDPSPGTGAESLRAWLGRIRMDDLAAYGAWLDEAERALERNINREILLGAALLLWITARPPAALHA; translated from the coding sequence ATGCACACACCTCCCGCTCCAACAGATATTCCCCTCAAAATCTTCGGCCGCGCCCTGACGCGGGGCCGCCTTGCCCATGCCTACGCCCTTTGCGGGCCTGACGCCCAGGTCAGGGAGGAGGCGGCTTTCGCCATGGCACGCATCCTCCTTTGCGAGACCCCAAATCTTGCGGCCCGGCCCCCTGCGTCCTGCGGAAAATGCCGAGGCTGTACACGTGCTGCGCACCGGACCCATCCGGATCTCCTCTTCATCGAGCCGGACGGGGCCATGATTCGGGTGCCCCAGGTAAGAGAGCTTCGCAGGTCCCTCGTGTACAGCCCCCTCGAGGCCACCCGCCGGGTCATAGTGATACGGGAGGCCCACCTCATGAACCCGGAAGCAGCCAACACCCTTCTCAAGACACTCGAAGAACCTGGCGAGGGAAACGTCTTTCTCCTTACAGCCCCTTCCACAGACTCCCTCCTTTCCACCATAGCCTCCCGGTGCCAGACGATCCGCTGTCCGGCCCCAAGTGAGGAGGTGATGGAAGAGGGCCAGGAAGAGGTCCGGGTCCTGGTCCTTGAACTCATCAAATCCCCGCGCCCCCGGGCAATCGCCATGGCCCTGGCCGCAGCCAGCCGCTTTGCAAGGACCCCAGAGGCCGCAGGGACCGCAATCCGTGCCCTTAAAGGCCTCGTGCGAGACCTCCTTCTCTCCGCCTGGGAAAACAGGCCCGTTTCCCAACTGCCGCACCCGGACCGAAACAGGACTGAGGTATCCGATCCTTCGCCCGGCACCGGCGCAGAATCGCTCCGCGCCTGGCTCGGCCGGATACGCATGGACGACCTTGCTGCCTATGGGGCCTGGCTCGATGAGGCGGAGCGCGCATTGGAGAGAAACATCAACCGGGAGATCCTCCTCGGCGCGGCCCTTCTTCTCTGGATCACAGCAAGGCCTCCTGCAGCCCTCCATGCATGA
- a CDS encoding stage 0 sporulation protein translates to MTEQGKTVGEVISHPVPVDLPSGHVPPQIEGPATIEEREHHFSNLRWEHEARQVCQRLIQTLGLPMKLIEVETLFDREKTTFFYVSEGRVDFRELVRELVKALRVRVEMRQVSSRHATKYLGGIGTCGLPLCCATFLHAFEPVSIKMAKAQNLSLNPAKISGVCGRLLCCLAYEYDNYLHPEPVPEPPPPVAPPLQEIHPATVAGEDEAEEQETTPSWDEEETDATDTAQRKSPSRRRKRSGQEQAKSAMDASGKNKRGRKGRKGGPSPPAQPPSAS, encoded by the coding sequence ATGACGGAACAGGGCAAGACGGTGGGCGAGGTCATCTCCCACCCCGTACCCGTGGATCTGCCGAGCGGGCACGTCCCACCCCAAATCGAAGGGCCTGCGACCATAGAGGAAAGGGAACACCACTTCTCGAACCTCCGATGGGAGCATGAGGCCAGGCAGGTCTGCCAGCGCCTCATCCAGACCCTTGGCCTCCCCATGAAGCTCATCGAAGTAGAGACCCTTTTTGATCGGGAGAAAACCACCTTTTTCTACGTCTCCGAGGGACGGGTGGATTTTCGGGAACTCGTCCGTGAACTCGTAAAGGCCCTGCGGGTTCGAGTCGAGATGCGCCAGGTGAGCAGCAGACACGCGACCAAATATCTCGGGGGGATCGGGACCTGTGGTCTCCCGCTCTGCTGCGCGACCTTTCTCCATGCCTTTGAGCCCGTCTCCATCAAGATGGCCAAGGCACAGAACCTATCCCTCAACCCCGCCAAGATCTCTGGGGTCTGCGGGCGTCTCCTCTGTTGCCTTGCCTACGAATATGACAACTATCTCCATCCGGAACCGGTTCCGGAACCTCCGCCTCCGGTTGCTCCTCCCCTTCAGGAGATCCACCCTGCTACTGTGGCCGGAGAGGACGAGGCAGAGGAACAGGAGACGACCCCTTCGTGGGATGAGGAAGAGACGGACGCTACTGACACTGCCCAGCGCAAAAGTCCCAGTAGGAGACGGAAAAGATCTGGACAGGAGCAGGCAAAAAGCGCCATGGATGCCTCCGGGAAAAACAAAAGGGGTCGTAAGGGCCGAAAAGGCGGCCCCAGCCCGCCTGCCCAGCCACCCTCTGCGAGCTGA